Proteins encoded by one window of Candidatus Krumholzibacteriia bacterium:
- a CDS encoding Na+/H+ antiporter subunit E: MNAFLLNLVFAAVWAALVGEVDTPHLVFGFLLGYGVLWVLRPIIGGSYHRKLPMLIGFAVFFLRELVVSTLRVAWEVVTPADKRRPGIVAVPLDVETDAEITLLANLITLTPGTLTMDVSSCRRFLYVHAMFVDDREAFRREIKDGFERRVLALMRDDAPGATAEGGAA; this comes from the coding sequence GTGAACGCCTTCCTGCTGAACCTGGTCTTCGCTGCGGTCTGGGCCGCACTCGTGGGCGAGGTCGACACCCCGCACCTCGTGTTCGGCTTCCTGCTGGGCTACGGCGTGCTGTGGGTGTTGCGTCCGATCATCGGTGGATCCTATCACCGCAAGCTGCCCATGCTGATCGGCTTCGCGGTGTTCTTCCTGCGCGAGCTGGTCGTGTCGACCCTGCGCGTGGCGTGGGAGGTCGTGACTCCCGCCGACAAGCGTCGTCCCGGGATCGTGGCCGTTCCGCTCGACGTGGAGACCGACGCCGAGATCACGTTGCTGGCGAATCTGATCACGCTCACGCCGGGCACCCTGACCATGGACGTGTCGAGCTGCCGTCGCTTCCTGTACGTGCACGCCATGTTCGTGGACGACCGCGAGGCCTTCCGCCGCGAGATCAAGGACGGCTTCGAGCGCCGTGTGTTGGCCCTGATGCGCGACGACGCGCCAGGTGCCACGGCCGAAGGAGGTGCGGCGTGA
- a CDS encoding DoxX family protein, whose protein sequence is MSRWLDPLPEAWRGRTEDLALLLLRLGFGGIMIYGHGWAKLTGFSELVAEFPDPLGVGSAASLGLAVFAEVFCAAAVVLGLLTRWSLVPLVATMVVAVFVVHAEDPFQRQELGLLYLFGYAALWLKGPGRWSVDAALGWLRPVRV, encoded by the coding sequence GTGAGCCGGTGGCTCGATCCATTGCCCGAGGCCTGGCGCGGACGGACCGAGGACCTTGCCCTGCTGCTACTCCGTCTCGGTTTCGGGGGCATCATGATCTACGGGCACGGTTGGGCCAAGCTGACCGGCTTCTCCGAACTCGTGGCCGAGTTCCCCGACCCGCTCGGAGTGGGTTCCGCCGCCAGCCTCGGCCTGGCCGTCTTCGCCGAGGTCTTCTGCGCTGCGGCGGTGGTGCTGGGCCTGCTCACCCGATGGAGCCTGGTTCCGCTGGTCGCGACCATGGTCGTCGCGGTCTTCGTGGTGCATGCCGAGGATCCCTTCCAGCGCCAGGAGCTGGGACTCCTGTACCTGTTCGGTTACGCCGCGCTGTGGCTGAAGGGTCCGGGCCGATGGTCGGTGGACGCCGCCCTCGGGTGGTTGCGCCCGGTGCGCGTCTGA
- a CDS encoding monovalent cation/H+ antiporter complex subunit F yields the protein MIDLVAEIALGILGTSLVLAFARLVRGPALGDRALALDLISTISVAVAAVVAIRFRSTVYLDVAVVLGLIAFIGTVAFARYLERGERR from the coding sequence GTGATCGACCTCGTGGCCGAGATCGCCCTGGGAATCCTGGGGACCTCGCTGGTCCTTGCCTTCGCCCGTCTGGTCCGCGGTCCCGCGCTGGGGGACCGGGCGCTGGCCCTGGACCTGATCAGCACGATCAGCGTGGCCGTGGCCGCCGTGGTGGCGATCCGCTTCCGTAGCACCGTGTACCTCGACGTCGCCGTGGTCCTCGGATTGATCGCCTTCATCGGGACCGTGGCCTTCGCCCGTTATCTGGAACGGGGGGAACGTCGATGA
- the mbhE gene encoding hydrogen gas-evolving membrane-bound hydrogenase subunit E: MPIMFPTVLALLVGSLAVPALARVAGRATGWILALVVGGAGVLILRQGFRTPAVEVVPWLGDLGVHLALRQDGLAATFVLLVAGIGALVLLYGDGYLHGSALRARVLALLTAFLAAMLGLVLSDDLITLFVFWELTSITSYLLIGVKHQDESSRSAARQALLVTGAGGIALLVGLILLARIGMDAGLAVDEAWRVSSLLTIDPRAHALYPAALALILLGAFTKSAQVPFHFWLPAAMAAPTPVSALLHSATMVKAGVFLLARLHPIMGGTTAWVWTVTAVGMATMFYAAVVAVRQRDLKKVLAWSTVAVLGVLTMLLGLGTKKAVEAAVVFLVAHALYKAALFMVAGNVDHGAGTRDLAHLGGLRRLLPWTAAAGAVAALSKAGAPPMFGFVGKELLYKAKVDLDGITALLVLVAVLANVALVAAALLVGVRPFWGRLREKLEDAHEVPWSMRVGPLVLASAGIFIGLVPAAFDRGLGSAMASSILAKPVAMELKLWHGVDPTALTVLALSIATLMAGAAVFTRRRGGLTATTGPMPDTPLFAGRVFERWLLALYAGAGVFTRVLHTGSLRRYVLLTVGVSLALLATVLLRNGLPNLSVPFHAPELHEWFVLLLIVGGALHAATTRSRLAGVAAVGVSGAGVALVFLFFGAPDLAITQIMVETLTVVLFVLVFYRMAPFVQRSRSWTRMRDAFVATAMGAVVTVSLLAVAAVPDGATVSDEHVARSVVEAFGRNVVNVILVDFRALDTLGEVIVVACAGLGVYALVRSGRSAGRA; this comes from the coding sequence ATGCCCATCATGTTCCCGACCGTTCTGGCGTTGCTCGTCGGATCGCTCGCCGTCCCCGCTCTGGCGCGTGTCGCCGGCCGGGCGACGGGGTGGATATTGGCTCTCGTCGTGGGTGGGGCCGGCGTTCTGATCCTCCGGCAGGGCTTCCGGACGCCGGCCGTCGAGGTCGTCCCGTGGCTCGGGGATCTCGGCGTCCACCTCGCGCTACGGCAGGACGGACTGGCCGCCACCTTCGTGTTGCTCGTGGCTGGGATCGGTGCGCTCGTCCTGTTGTACGGCGACGGCTATCTCCACGGCAGCGCGCTGCGCGCACGCGTGCTCGCGTTGTTGACCGCCTTCCTGGCCGCGATGCTCGGCCTGGTGCTCAGCGACGACCTGATCACGCTCTTCGTGTTCTGGGAACTCACCTCGATCACGTCGTACTTGCTGATCGGGGTCAAGCACCAGGACGAGTCGTCGCGCTCGGCGGCGCGGCAGGCACTGCTGGTCACCGGTGCCGGTGGGATCGCACTGTTGGTGGGCCTGATCCTCCTGGCGCGGATCGGCATGGATGCCGGTCTGGCTGTCGACGAGGCCTGGCGCGTCTCGTCGCTGTTGACGATCGATCCGCGAGCGCATGCACTCTATCCGGCTGCGCTCGCGCTGATCCTGCTCGGCGCCTTCACCAAGTCGGCGCAAGTCCCCTTCCACTTCTGGCTGCCCGCGGCCATGGCCGCGCCCACGCCGGTCAGTGCCCTGCTGCACTCGGCCACCATGGTCAAGGCGGGCGTGTTCCTGCTGGCGCGGTTGCACCCGATCATGGGGGGCACCACGGCGTGGGTCTGGACCGTCACGGCGGTGGGCATGGCGACCATGTTCTACGCTGCGGTGGTGGCGGTGCGGCAGCGCGATCTGAAGAAGGTCCTCGCGTGGTCGACGGTCGCGGTGCTGGGCGTGCTGACCATGTTGTTGGGCCTGGGCACGAAGAAGGCCGTCGAGGCGGCCGTCGTGTTCCTCGTGGCCCATGCGCTGTACAAGGCAGCCCTCTTCATGGTCGCCGGCAACGTCGACCACGGTGCGGGCACGCGCGACCTGGCGCACCTCGGGGGGCTGCGGAGGCTCTTGCCGTGGACTGCGGCGGCCGGTGCCGTGGCCGCGCTGAGCAAGGCCGGTGCGCCTCCCATGTTCGGGTTCGTGGGCAAGGAACTGCTCTACAAGGCCAAGGTCGACCTGGACGGGATCACCGCCCTGTTGGTGCTGGTCGCGGTGCTGGCGAACGTGGCTCTCGTGGCGGCGGCCCTGCTGGTTGGCGTACGACCCTTCTGGGGCCGATTGCGTGAGAAACTGGAGGACGCACACGAAGTCCCCTGGTCCATGCGGGTGGGTCCACTCGTCCTGGCGTCGGCCGGGATCTTCATCGGCCTGGTGCCGGCGGCGTTCGACCGCGGTCTCGGATCGGCCATGGCCTCGTCGATCCTGGCGAAGCCGGTGGCCATGGAGCTGAAGCTCTGGCACGGCGTCGATCCCACGGCACTCACCGTGCTGGCCCTGAGCATCGCGACATTGATGGCCGGTGCCGCAGTGTTCACGCGTCGTCGGGGTGGGCTGACCGCGACGACCGGTCCCATGCCCGACACGCCATTGTTCGCGGGGCGTGTGTTCGAGCGGTGGTTGCTGGCGTTGTACGCGGGAGCCGGAGTGTTCACGCGAGTGCTGCACACGGGTTCGTTGCGACGCTACGTGCTGCTGACGGTGGGAGTGTCGCTGGCGTTGTTGGCCACGGTGCTGTTGCGCAACGGGTTGCCGAACCTGTCGGTACCCTTCCACGCGCCCGAGCTCCACGAGTGGTTCGTGCTCCTGTTGATCGTGGGCGGGGCGTTGCACGCGGCCACCACGCGCTCACGACTCGCGGGTGTCGCCGCCGTCGGTGTGTCGGGCGCCGGCGTGGCCCTCGTGTTCCTGTTCTTCGGCGCCCCCGATCTGGCCATCACGCAGATCATGGTGGAGACGTTGACGGTCGTGCTCTTCGTCCTGGTCTTCTACCGCATGGCCCCCTTCGTCCAACGCAGCCGTTCGTGGACCCGGATGCGGGACGCCTTCGTGGCCACCGCGATGGGTGCGGTGGTCACCGTGTCCCTGCTCGCGGTCGCGGCGGTGCCCGACGGGGCCACCGTGAGCGACGAGCACGTGGCCCGGAGCGTGGTCGAGGCCTTCGGTCGCAACGTGGTGAACGTGATCCTGGTGGACTTCCGCGCGCTCGACACCCTGGGCGAGGTCATCGTGGTGGCCTGCGCGGGTCTCGGAGTCTACGCGCTGGTCCGGTCGGGACGATCGGCCGGGAGGGCATGA
- a CDS encoding Na+/H+ antiporter subunit B, with the protein MTVDSLILRTATRFLVGLLGLFSLFVLIRGHNEPGGGFIGGLLAGSALALYALANGVPEARRLLRVDPRSLIAAGAVCLVTAAVASMFAGQEMLTGLWLKQPVPGLGKVSTVLVFDVGVYLAVMGMALLALFTLGEDDEESHAEEAGR; encoded by the coding sequence ATGACCGTGGACTCGTTGATCCTGCGCACCGCCACCCGGTTCCTGGTCGGTCTGCTGGGGCTGTTCTCCCTCTTCGTGCTGATCCGTGGGCACAACGAGCCCGGCGGCGGCTTCATCGGTGGCCTGCTGGCCGGGAGCGCCCTGGCCCTGTACGCCCTGGCGAACGGCGTTCCGGAGGCCCGGCGATTGCTGCGCGTCGATCCGCGTTCGTTGATCGCGGCCGGCGCGGTGTGCCTCGTGACCGCGGCGGTGGCCAGCATGTTCGCGGGCCAGGAGATGCTCACCGGACTGTGGTTGAAGCAGCCCGTCCCCGGTCTGGGCAAGGTGAGCACGGTGCTGGTCTTCGACGTCGGTGTGTACCTGGCGGTGATGGGAATGGCCCTGCTGGCCCTGTTCACGCTCGGTGAGGACGACGAGGAGAGCCACGCGGAGGAGGCCGGACGATGA
- a CDS encoding winged helix-turn-helix domain-containing protein, with the protein MHGHGHSWTFLSNHCHVLLCLAQEPDIRIREVAERVGITERAVQRIVGELEDAGIIDRERDGRRNHYRIHGEISLRHPLEAHHTVGELIALLSDRRSQRRARKG; encoded by the coding sequence ATGCATGGTCACGGACACTCGTGGACCTTTCTCAGCAATCACTGTCACGTGCTCCTGTGCCTGGCCCAGGAGCCGGACATCCGGATCCGCGAGGTGGCCGAGCGGGTGGGGATCACCGAACGCGCGGTCCAGCGCATCGTGGGTGAACTCGAGGACGCCGGGATCATAGACCGGGAACGCGACGGCCGTCGCAACCACTATCGGATCCACGGGGAGATCTCGCTGCGGCATCCCCTGGAGGCCCACCACACGGTGGGAGAGCTGATCGCTCTGCTGAGCGATCGCCGGTCACAACGCCGCGCACGCAAGGGCTGA
- a CDS encoding NADH-quinone oxidoreductase subunit K: MTLVLTITVGILVACGVYLMLRRSLVKFLFGIVLLGHAANLSVFTVGGLRRGASAVVPAGETVLEPGHADPLPQALVLTAIVIGFAVVSFLAVLIRRAQESIGTGDVEEMRETEA, encoded by the coding sequence ATGACCCTCGTGCTCACGATCACCGTCGGAATCCTCGTGGCCTGTGGCGTCTACCTCATGCTCCGCCGGAGCCTGGTGAAGTTCCTGTTCGGAATCGTCCTGCTCGGTCATGCCGCGAACCTGTCCGTTTTCACGGTGGGTGGTCTGCGCCGTGGCGCGTCGGCGGTGGTGCCGGCCGGCGAGACGGTGCTCGAGCCCGGCCACGCCGATCCGCTGCCGCAGGCCCTGGTGCTGACGGCCATCGTGATCGGCTTCGCAGTGGTGTCGTTCCTGGCCGTGCTGATCCGGCGGGCGCAGGAGTCGATCGGCACGGGTGACGTCGAGGAGATGCGGGAGACGGAGGCATGA
- the hemH gene encoding ferrochelatase has product MPRFLGQTSYEHGSLQRVGVLLSNLGTPDEPNAPALRRYLRQFLSDPRVIEVPRPVWAVILNSFILPFRPRKVAEAYREIWTEEGSPLLVIARQQRDALRELLQERYGDLVRVSVGMRYGQPSIDAALRELLDDNCRRILHVPLYPQYAAATTATNIDELARSFARRRWVPELRTVNQYDDDPGYIAALANSVRELWERDGEPERLLMSFHGIPQRYYDQGDPYPCFCQRTGRLLGEALGIEKDRYAVTFQSRFGREPWVQPYTDVTLEEWGAEKLGSVDVICPGFSADCLETLEEIDMQNREFFQEAGGGRFRYVPALNARADHVEALAGIVERNVGGWVPAERRQVTS; this is encoded by the coding sequence ATGCCCCGATTCCTGGGCCAGACCAGCTACGAGCACGGCAGCCTGCAGCGCGTGGGCGTCCTGCTCAGCAACCTGGGCACTCCCGACGAACCCAACGCGCCGGCCCTGCGCCGCTACCTGCGCCAGTTCCTGTCGGACCCGCGCGTGATCGAGGTTCCCCGCCCCGTATGGGCGGTGATCCTGAACTCTTTCATCCTGCCGTTCCGGCCGCGGAAGGTGGCCGAGGCCTACCGCGAGATCTGGACCGAAGAAGGCTCGCCGTTGCTGGTGATCGCACGGCAGCAGCGTGACGCCCTGCGCGAGCTCCTGCAGGAGCGCTACGGTGATCTGGTCCGTGTCTCGGTGGGCATGCGCTACGGACAGCCGAGCATCGACGCCGCGCTCCGGGAACTGCTCGACGACAACTGCCGTCGGATCCTGCACGTACCGTTGTACCCGCAGTACGCGGCTGCGACCACCGCGACCAACATCGACGAACTGGCGCGCAGCTTCGCCCGCCGCCGCTGGGTGCCCGAGCTGCGTACCGTCAATCAGTACGACGACGACCCGGGCTACATCGCCGCGCTCGCCAACAGCGTACGCGAGTTGTGGGAGCGCGACGGTGAACCGGAGCGCCTGCTCATGAGCTTCCACGGGATTCCGCAGCGCTACTACGACCAGGGCGATCCCTACCCCTGCTTCTGCCAGCGGACCGGTCGTCTGCTGGGTGAGGCGCTGGGGATCGAGAAGGATCGTTACGCGGTGACCTTCCAGTCGCGCTTCGGGCGCGAGCCCTGGGTGCAGCCCTACACCGACGTGACCCTCGAGGAATGGGGAGCCGAGAAGCTCGGCAGCGTCGACGTGATCTGTCCCGGGTTCAGTGCCGATTGCCTCGAGACCCTCGAGGAGATCGACATGCAGAACCGCGAGTTCTTCCAGGAGGCCGGGGGCGGGCGTTTCCGCTACGTCCCGGCGCTGAATGCGCGGGCCGACCACGTGGAGGCCCTGGCGGGGATCGTCGAGCGTAACGTGGGCGGCTGGGTGCCGGCCGAGCGCCGGCAGGTGACGTCGTGA
- a CDS encoding proton-conducting transporter membrane subunit, whose amino-acid sequence MSHWVVLPILVPLIGATLGWVFWRSPRAQVVVGIAASVIHLAVSIALLVMVGRHGILVAPIGSWTPPIGIVLTADLLGAIMVVLTALLGLTSNLTAVVEVDRQQKKVGFFPLMQVLLLGVSGAFLTGDLFNLFVFFEVMLMASFVLLALSGRRDALEGAVKYVGLNLFSSALFLIGAGMAYAMAGTLNMADLFGKLPAVAAQDPTAVTVLGAFLLIAFAVKAGVFPVYFWLPASYHTSSPAVSAIFAGLLTKVGVYALIRLTTILAPASSGLIEIMLWVAAATMVFGVVGAVAQTHTRRILGFHILSQIGYMVVGVGLLASPDPTVRRLGLAATVFYLAHHILVKTNLYLVAGAALRMLGDERLKQAGGLARRAPWLAAVFLVPAFSLAGLPPLSGFWAKLAVLRSGAMGEAWLVVAAAAVAGILTLVSMLKIWNEVFWKDLPEGSTPAPALSTSEKWMRGLPMAILAVATLSIGLWPAPLYELAERAAAQLLDPGATIEAVLPDGAVAASSEVQP is encoded by the coding sequence ATGAGTCACTGGGTCGTGCTGCCGATCCTCGTCCCGTTGATCGGGGCGACGCTGGGCTGGGTGTTCTGGCGTTCGCCGCGCGCGCAGGTCGTGGTCGGGATCGCGGCGTCCGTGATCCATCTCGCGGTCTCGATCGCATTGCTCGTGATGGTCGGCCGTCACGGCATCCTCGTCGCGCCCATCGGGAGCTGGACGCCGCCGATCGGGATCGTGCTCACGGCCGACCTGCTCGGCGCGATCATGGTGGTACTCACCGCCCTGCTGGGACTGACGTCGAATCTCACGGCCGTGGTCGAGGTCGATCGTCAGCAGAAGAAGGTGGGGTTCTTCCCGTTGATGCAGGTGCTGTTGCTGGGGGTCAGTGGTGCCTTCCTCACCGGCGATCTGTTCAATCTGTTCGTGTTCTTCGAGGTCATGCTCATGGCCAGCTTCGTGCTGCTGGCCCTGAGTGGCCGGCGCGACGCGCTCGAGGGCGCGGTGAAGTACGTGGGTCTGAACCTGTTCTCGTCGGCTCTGTTCCTGATCGGGGCGGGCATGGCCTACGCCATGGCCGGAACGTTGAACATGGCCGACCTGTTCGGAAAGCTGCCCGCGGTCGCCGCGCAGGACCCGACGGCCGTCACCGTTCTCGGTGCCTTCCTGCTGATCGCCTTCGCGGTGAAGGCCGGTGTGTTCCCGGTGTACTTCTGGTTGCCGGCCAGTTACCACACCTCGTCGCCGGCGGTCTCGGCCATCTTCGCGGGCCTGCTGACGAAGGTCGGCGTGTACGCGCTCATCCGCCTGACCACGATCCTGGCACCGGCGAGTTCCGGGCTGATCGAGATCATGCTCTGGGTGGCCGCGGCCACCATGGTCTTCGGCGTGGTCGGTGCGGTCGCCCAGACGCACACCCGGCGCATTCTCGGTTTCCACATCCTCAGTCAGATCGGCTACATGGTGGTCGGCGTGGGTCTGCTGGCGTCTCCCGATCCCACGGTGCGCCGGCTCGGATTGGCGGCGACGGTCTTCTACCTGGCCCATCACATCCTCGTGAAGACGAATCTCTACCTGGTGGCCGGCGCGGCGCTGCGCATGCTCGGCGACGAGCGGCTGAAGCAGGCCGGAGGGCTGGCGCGACGTGCCCCGTGGCTGGCCGCCGTGTTCCTCGTTCCCGCGTTCAGCCTCGCCGGTCTGCCGCCCCTGTCCGGATTCTGGGCCAAACTCGCCGTCTTGCGATCCGGTGCCATGGGGGAGGCCTGGTTGGTCGTGGCCGCCGCGGCCGTGGCCGGGATCCTCACGCTGGTCAGCATGCTGAAGATCTGGAACGAGGTGTTCTGGAAGGACCTGCCCGAGGGTTCGACACCGGCGCCGGCGCTGAGCACGTCTGAGAAGTGGATGCGTGGGCTTCCCATGGCGATCCTGGCCGTGGCGACCCTGTCGATCGGTCTGTGGCCGGCGCCATTGTACGAACTGGCCGAGCGTGCGGCCGCGCAGCTGCTCGATCCGGGGGCGACGATCGAGGCCGTGCTGCCCGACGGCGCCGTGGCCGCGTCCTCGGAGGTCCAGCCGTGA
- the mnhG gene encoding monovalent cation/H(+) antiporter subunit G, with amino-acid sequence MIEILVAILVLLGALATLVAGVGLVRMPDLYTRMQATSKAATLGAILVLLGTALAFGETAITVLALVVVLFLALTVPVASHMLARAGYVAGVRMADPGAPDELEGRYEAGTHRLRAPEPTAESPARDRRGSA; translated from the coding sequence ATGATCGAGATCCTCGTGGCGATCCTCGTCCTGTTGGGCGCCCTGGCCACGTTGGTGGCCGGGGTGGGTCTGGTGCGCATGCCGGATCTCTACACGCGGATGCAGGCGACGAGCAAGGCGGCGACGCTCGGCGCGATCCTGGTGCTGCTGGGCACCGCGCTGGCCTTCGGCGAGACCGCGATCACGGTGCTCGCACTGGTGGTCGTGCTCTTCCTCGCGTTGACGGTTCCGGTGGCCTCGCACATGTTGGCCCGTGCGGGTTACGTCGCCGGGGTGCGCATGGCCGACCCCGGTGCCCCTGACGAGCTCGAAGGTCGCTACGAGGCCGGCACGCATCGCCTGCGGGCTCCGGAACCGACGGCCGAGTCCCCGGCGCGCGATCGGAGAGGCTCGGCCTGA